The following proteins come from a genomic window of Solea solea chromosome 3, fSolSol10.1, whole genome shotgun sequence:
- the LOC131456373 gene encoding tetraspanin-10-like, with protein sequence MIGVGFSSIDGNVPVAELFDQLSSSDGLLVLQAFGPITVILSLVGVCAAALDLKPLLLVFSALIFVEFVALMVVASPLVQVQAQMDSAVDEVFLNVTPLHKADLYIQTELNKLQTSDSCCGLRSFEDWDNQLPVSCVCATPTPPVTSDLQPRSDYGDSENLCVMVGSDLYPLTSQVTEKLWVHSKPCGPILKSYLSFPIKLRIGIISAFATIAMAAIALCLTLGLEEHWKTPPVEMTVDDFNRVKYQPKPSLT encoded by the exons ATGATCGGCGTCGGCTTTTCCTCCATCGACGGCAACGTACCAGTCGCTGAG ttgTTTGACCAGTTGTCCAGCAGCGACGGTTTACTCGTCCTGCAGGCGTTTGGTCCAATCACGGTGATTTTGTCGCTTGTGGGCGTCTGCGCCGCGGCTTTGGACCTGAAAcctctgctgctggtg TTCTCTGCTCTGATCTTCGTGGAGTTCGTGGCTCTCATGGTCGTGGCGTCTCCACTGGTCCAGGTCCAGGCTCAG ATGGACAGTGCGGTGGACGAGGTCTTCCTGAACGTCACTCCTCTTCATAAAGCAGATCTTTACATCCAGACAGAACTGAACAAACTCCAAACTTCA gACTCTTGTTGTGGTCTGAGGAGTTTTGAAGACTGGGAcaatcaacttcctgtttcctgcgTCTGCGCAACACCAACACcacctgtgacctctgacctccagccGAG ATCTGATTATGGAGACTCTGAAAATCTCTGTGTGATGGTCGGCAGTGACCTTTACCCTCTGACCTCACAGGTCACAGAGAAGTTATGGGTTCACTCCAAG ccctGTGGTCCGATCCTGAAGAGTTACCTGAGTTTCCCGATCAAACTGAGGATCGGAATCATCTCGGCCTTTGCCACCATCGCG ATGGCAGCCATCGCTCTGTGTCTGACTCTGGGTCTGGAGGAACACTGGAAGACGCCTCCGGTGGAAATGACGGTCGACGACTTCAACAGAGTGAAATATCAACCCAAGCCCTCCCTcacctga
- the LOC131456374 gene encoding tetraspanin-8-like — translation MGKINGCLKCLFIFFNVIFAIVGCVLVYGTVKATAYSAQMSAFGGPGLGWAWVFAIGVLGISCLGIYAACSEKPLALKIFAGFMGVGMLITMIFGIIMVVTRNRIREQLNSASAELTNVFMENPDLKKTLDGLQESAQCCGVMSASDWGSDIPASCECKSSYRNDRSTPFSSGKCKARPQGTTGPAQIYEESCSVFFMSIINLLFNILMGFFFACAVTALLGLLISLLMIHQVRRHDNAGTASIAMKGY, via the exons ATGGGGAAAATTAACGGATGCCTCAAAtgtctcttcatcttcttcaacGTCATCTTTGCA ATTGTAGGATGTGTCCTGGTCTACGGGACAGTGAAGGCCACGGCCTACAGCGCCCAG ATGTCGGCGTTCGGAGGCCCTGGCCTTGGTTGGGCGTGGGTGTTTGCCATCGGAGTTCTTGGAATCTCCTGCCTGGGAATCTATGCAGCCTGCTCCGAGAAACCGCTGGCCCTGAAGATC tTTGCAGGCTTCATGGGGGTCGGAATGCTCATCACCATGATCTTTGGCATCATAATGGTTGTGACAAGAAACAgg ATCAGAGAGCAGTTGAACAGCGCCTCTGCCGAGCTCACTAACGTCTTCATGGAAAACCCCGACCTGAAAAAGACTCTTGATGGGCTGCAGGAATCT GCCCAGTGCTGTGGCGTGATGAGTGCTTCAGACTGGGGCAGTGACATCCCTGCGTCCTGTGAGTGCAAGTCTTCATACAGAAATGACAGGTCCACGCCATTTTCAAGTGGGAAATGTAAAGCCAGACCTCAG GGAACCACAGGCCCCGCCCAGATTTATGAAGAG TCctgcagtgttttcttcatgtcaaTCATCAACTTGCTCTTCAACATCCTCATGGGCTTCTTCTTTGCGTGCGCAGTCACCGCA CTTCTGGGTCTGCTGATCTCCCTGCTGATGATCCACCAGGTCAGACGCCACGACAACGCCGGCACGGCGTCCATCGCCATGAAGGGCTATTAA